The Streptomyces sp. HSG2 genome has a segment encoding these proteins:
- a CDS encoding alanine racemase, with protein MALTLYVDTARWRAHHKHVHEQFPGIVPVCKGNGYGFGHERLAEEATRLGSDILAVGTTYEAARIKDFFSGDLLVLTPYRRGEEPVPLPDRVVRSVSSVDGVYGLVGARVVIEVMSSMKRHGISEQDLPQLHAAIENVRLEGFAIHLPLDRTDGSDAVEEVITWMDRLRAARLPLHTMFISHLRAEELARLRSEFPQTRFRARIGTRLWLGDHEATEYRGAVLDVTRVAKGERFGYRQQKTASEGHLVVVAGGTSHGVGLEAPKALHGVMPRAKGVARAGLATVNRNLSPFVWGGKQRWFAEPPHMQVSILFVPADAPDPAVGDELVAHLRHTTTQFDRLVDR; from the coding sequence ATGGCGCTCACCCTCTACGTCGACACCGCGCGCTGGCGGGCGCACCACAAGCACGTGCACGAGCAGTTCCCCGGGATCGTCCCCGTGTGCAAGGGAAACGGCTACGGATTCGGGCACGAGCGACTGGCCGAGGAGGCCACCCGACTCGGGTCGGACATCCTCGCCGTGGGCACCACCTACGAAGCGGCACGGATCAAGGACTTCTTCAGCGGAGACCTGCTGGTGCTGACGCCCTACCGGCGGGGTGAGGAGCCCGTGCCGCTGCCGGATCGTGTCGTGCGCTCGGTGTCGTCCGTCGACGGTGTGTACGGTCTTGTCGGTGCCCGTGTGGTCATCGAGGTGATGTCCTCGATGAAGCGCCACGGGATCTCGGAGCAGGACCTCCCTCAGCTCCACGCAGCGATAGAGAACGTTCGGCTGGAGGGCTTCGCCATCCACCTTCCCCTCGACAGGACCGACGGCTCGGACGCGGTCGAGGAGGTCATCACCTGGATGGACCGGCTGCGAGCCGCCCGCCTGCCGCTCCACACGATGTTCATCAGCCATCTCAGGGCCGAGGAGCTCGCGCGTCTGCGGTCGGAGTTCCCGCAGACGCGTTTCCGGGCTCGGATCGGCACCAGGCTGTGGCTCGGCGATCACGAGGCGACCGAGTACCGTGGCGCGGTTCTGGACGTCACCCGAGTCGCCAAGGGCGAGCGCTTCGGCTACCGGCAGCAGAAGACGGCCTCGGAGGGCCACCTCGTGGTGGTGGCGGGCGGTACCTCCCACGGCGTGGGGCTGGAGGCGCCGAAGGCGCTGCACGGGGTAATGCCGCGGGCCAAGGGGGTCGCTCGGGCCGGCCTCGCCACCGTCAACCGGAACCTGTCGCCGTTCGTGTGGGGCGGCAAGCAGCGCTGGTTCGCGGAGCCACCTCACATGCAGGTCTCCATCCTCTTCGTCCCCGCGGACGCCCCGGATCCCGCCGTCGGTGACGAACTCGTGGCTCATCTGCGCCACACCACGACGCAGTTCGACCGCCTCGTCGACCGCTGA
- a CDS encoding glycosyltransferase 87 family protein — MCSMPRAESTQASAGPPEPEPERPTWRDEVAASGSELIGGPLGRHAQVGASWWSPVRVIVLVAIGVFGLGMAQKAPCYDGGWFRGAGSQYTHACYSDIPHLYQGRGFADGLVPYVDRLPGDMAFLEYPVLTGAFMEFASWLTPGDGTIQYREQWYWMVNAALLMVCALVIVVCVTRVHARRPWDGLLVALAPAAALTATINWDLLAGALTAAALLMWSRSRPLAFGVLLGLATAAKLYPLLILGPLLVLCWRAGRMRAFGMAMGGAVAAWLAVNLPVMIFAFEGWSTFYVFSRERGVDYGSFWLILAQNSAAPPATETVNTLATFLMLLCCGGIAALTLMGPRRPRFAQVAFLIVAAFVLTNKVYSPQYVLWLVPLAVLARPKWRDFLIWQACEVAYFLGIWMYLAYTTSGEAHQGLPPEGYHWAIAAHLLGTLFLALMVVRDILLPERDPVRTAGVDDPSGGVLDGAPDVFTLRRAEERGTRVAASGPPVEWTVEPAEGDRSSRATAPLPEEPPGGSSGRA; from the coding sequence ATGTGCTCCATGCCCCGTGCAGAATCGACACAAGCCAGCGCAGGCCCGCCGGAGCCGGAGCCGGAGCGGCCGACCTGGCGGGACGAGGTCGCCGCGTCCGGAAGTGAGCTGATCGGTGGACCTCTGGGACGACACGCCCAGGTGGGGGCGTCGTGGTGGAGCCCGGTGCGGGTGATCGTCCTGGTGGCGATCGGTGTGTTCGGCCTCGGCATGGCACAGAAGGCACCGTGCTACGACGGCGGCTGGTTCCGAGGGGCCGGCTCCCAGTACACACACGCCTGCTACTCGGACATCCCTCACCTGTACCAGGGGAGAGGGTTCGCCGACGGTCTGGTGCCCTACGTGGACCGGCTCCCGGGCGACATGGCGTTCCTTGAGTATCCGGTGCTGACGGGCGCCTTCATGGAGTTCGCGTCCTGGCTCACCCCCGGGGACGGGACCATTCAGTACCGGGAACAGTGGTACTGGATGGTCAACGCGGCGTTGCTGATGGTGTGCGCGCTCGTCATCGTCGTCTGCGTGACCCGCGTACACGCTCGACGCCCCTGGGACGGGCTTCTGGTCGCTCTGGCGCCTGCCGCCGCGCTCACCGCGACCATCAACTGGGACCTGCTGGCCGGGGCCCTGACCGCGGCCGCGCTTCTCATGTGGTCCCGGAGCCGGCCTCTGGCATTCGGCGTGCTCCTTGGGCTTGCCACGGCCGCGAAGCTGTACCCTCTGCTGATTCTCGGACCACTACTGGTGCTGTGCTGGAGAGCGGGCCGAATGCGGGCGTTCGGGATGGCCATGGGTGGTGCGGTCGCGGCCTGGCTCGCGGTCAACCTCCCGGTGATGATCTTCGCCTTCGAGGGTTGGTCCACCTTCTATGTCTTCAGCCGGGAACGAGGCGTCGACTACGGATCCTTCTGGTTGATCTTGGCTCAGAACTCCGCCGCCCCGCCGGCCACCGAGACGGTCAACACGCTGGCGACGTTCCTCATGCTCCTGTGCTGCGGCGGCATCGCGGCTCTCACCCTGATGGGCCCGCGGCGACCGCGGTTCGCTCAAGTCGCCTTCCTGATCGTCGCCGCGTTCGTCCTCACCAACAAGGTCTACTCACCCCAGTACGTGCTGTGGCTGGTGCCACTGGCCGTACTGGCCCGTCCGAAGTGGCGCGACTTTCTGATCTGGCAGGCCTGCGAGGTGGCGTACTTCCTGGGCATCTGGATGTATCTCGCCTACACCACGAGTGGAGAAGCCCACCAGGGCCTTCCGCCCGAGGGCTATCACTGGGCCATCGCGGCGCACCTGCTGGGAACCCTCTTCCTGGCCCTGATGGTCGTTCGCGACATCCTGCTTCCCGAGCGGGACCCTGTGCGGACCGCGGGTGTGGACGATCCGTCGGGTGGGGTTCTGGACGGTGCGCCGGACGTGTTCACCTTGAGACGAGCCGAGGAGAGGGGGACACGGGTCGCCGCATCCGGTCCTCCGGTCGAATGGACCGTCGAGCCGGCCGAGGGTGACCGTTCGTCCCGCGCCACCGCGCCGTTGCCGGAGGAACCGCCGGGTGGCTCCTCCGGCCGGGCGTGA
- a CDS encoding transglycosylase domain-containing protein: MSEHRRKPAQPQGGGRATGRRGQPGPASGRRAAPGGVAGSQSGFHGAEAHDGQAERPYGGRAEARRAAQRGGTRRGAAEGAGRSAGPGKPPLIDYPRRGKDGLRRWLPSWRLASGLCLSFLGVLVAAAGFAYAYVDVPKLAAAAKAENNVYYWADGSQMVATGGERNRQVVYLAQIPKDMQNAVIAQENKSFYTDSGIDPMGIARAVYNMARGGQTQGGSTITQQYVKNAMLDDSSQTISRKVTEMFVSVKLGATTDKNEILEGYLNTAYYGRGAYGIQAAAQAYFNVDAVDLDTGQCAFLAATLKGATYYDPAGATAIDPEATPEENARRALLQMQDTLDKMVEYGDLDEGERDKYRSLPETQNPRSNTALNGQIGYLVDLADAAVVKEGIATSDQLDRGGYSIHTTFEQDKVDELEKAVQKVYEEKIDPEERPETDTHVQFGGASVDPETGAIKAIYGGTDATEHFTNNADVTGAQVGSTFKPFVLAAAMTWGVRDPDLGEVQAQDERKIVSPKSLYTGQNKFQIKNYDGSVWHNEEGSPWEQVNDGDVSYGEPPDYKIDLREAMRESVNSSFVQLGMDVGLDKVKEVAVDAGILESSLAGAAFPSFSIGTSDPSAIRMAASYATFAESGKQREPYSVERVANKDGTIYEHQVETKQAFTKQVADNVTDVLTTVVEAGTGTNAQLAGREVAGKTGTTDGNRSAWFVGYTPQLSTAVSMFRLDDDESNKDREFEEMFGTGGETKIHGASFPAVIWQDYMEDALKGEPKTGFPEPEPIGEIINEEPAPSPTPEETESEEPTPSASPEPSESEVTPTPSPVESCEFLDFDCRDEDDDDGNANGGEGNGGGIGGGGLIGGNTGGGDTGGTDTGGGDSGGGDDGSLPSPPPSEPEDEPTRGNENGGLFAGRTG, translated from the coding sequence ATGAGCGAGCACCGTCGCAAACCGGCGCAGCCGCAGGGAGGCGGGCGTGCCACCGGCCGACGCGGACAGCCCGGCCCCGCCTCCGGGCGCCGCGCGGCACCAGGAGGCGTCGCCGGATCGCAATCCGGCTTCCACGGCGCGGAAGCGCACGACGGCCAGGCAGAGCGGCCGTACGGGGGGCGCGCGGAGGCCCGCCGGGCGGCGCAGCGGGGTGGAACCCGGCGAGGGGCGGCGGAGGGGGCCGGCCGGAGCGCGGGCCCCGGCAAACCGCCTCTGATCGACTACCCGCGCCGCGGCAAGGACGGGCTGCGTCGTTGGCTCCCGTCCTGGCGACTGGCCTCCGGACTGTGCTTGTCCTTTCTGGGCGTGTTGGTGGCGGCCGCCGGCTTCGCCTATGCCTACGTGGACGTGCCCAAGCTGGCCGCCGCCGCCAAGGCGGAGAACAACGTGTACTACTGGGCCGACGGCAGCCAGATGGTGGCGACGGGAGGTGAGCGCAACCGTCAGGTCGTGTACCTCGCGCAGATCCCCAAGGACATGCAGAACGCGGTCATCGCGCAGGAGAACAAGAGCTTCTACACCGACAGCGGCATCGACCCGATGGGTATCGCCCGCGCGGTGTACAACATGGCGAGGGGCGGCCAGACGCAGGGTGGCTCCACCATCACCCAGCAGTACGTGAAGAACGCCATGCTGGACGACTCCTCCCAGACCATCTCCCGCAAGGTGACGGAGATGTTCGTGTCGGTCAAGTTGGGGGCCACCACGGACAAGAACGAGATCCTGGAGGGGTATCTCAACACCGCCTACTACGGCCGGGGCGCCTACGGGATCCAAGCGGCGGCCCAGGCCTACTTCAACGTCGACGCCGTCGACCTCGACACCGGGCAGTGCGCGTTCCTGGCGGCCACGCTCAAGGGCGCCACCTACTACGACCCCGCCGGGGCCACGGCGATCGATCCGGAGGCCACGCCCGAGGAGAACGCGAGGCGGGCCCTGCTTCAGATGCAGGACACCCTGGACAAGATGGTCGAGTACGGCGATCTCGACGAAGGGGAGCGGGACAAGTACCGAAGCCTGCCCGAGACGCAGAACCCCCGCTCCAACACGGCGCTGAACGGCCAGATCGGCTACCTGGTCGACTTGGCCGACGCCGCGGTCGTGAAGGAGGGCATCGCCACCTCGGACCAGTTGGACCGCGGGGGCTACTCGATCCACACGACGTTCGAGCAGGACAAGGTGGACGAGCTCGAGAAGGCCGTGCAGAAGGTCTACGAGGAGAAGATCGACCCCGAGGAGCGGCCGGAGACCGACACGCACGTCCAGTTCGGGGGCGCGTCCGTCGACCCCGAGACCGGTGCCATCAAGGCGATCTACGGCGGCACCGACGCCACTGAGCACTTCACCAACAACGCCGACGTCACCGGGGCTCAGGTCGGCTCGACGTTCAAGCCGTTCGTACTGGCGGCGGCCATGACCTGGGGTGTCCGTGATCCCGATCTCGGCGAGGTGCAGGCCCAGGACGAGCGCAAGATCGTCTCTCCGAAGAGCCTGTACACGGGTCAGAACAAGTTCCAGATCAAGAACTACGACGGATCCGTCTGGCACAACGAGGAGGGCTCTCCGTGGGAGCAGGTCAACGACGGTGACGTGTCCTACGGTGAGCCGCCGGACTACAAGATCGACTTGCGGGAGGCGATGAGGGAGTCGGTCAACTCGTCGTTCGTGCAGTTGGGGATGGACGTCGGGCTGGACAAGGTGAAGGAGGTCGCCGTCGACGCGGGCATCCTCGAGAGCAGCCTCGCGGGGGCCGCCTTCCCCTCCTTCTCCATCGGAACGTCGGATCCCAGCGCCATCAGGATGGCGGCCTCGTACGCGACCTTCGCGGAGAGCGGCAAGCAACGGGAGCCCTACTCGGTCGAGCGAGTCGCCAACAAGGACGGCACGATCTACGAGCATCAGGTCGAGACCAAGCAGGCGTTCACGAAGCAGGTCGCCGACAACGTCACGGACGTCCTGACAACGGTGGTCGAGGCGGGAACGGGAACGAACGCCCAGTTGGCCGGCAGGGAGGTGGCGGGCAAGACGGGTACCACTGACGGGAACAGGTCCGCGTGGTTCGTCGGGTACACCCCCCAACTCTCCACCGCGGTCAGCATGTTCCGGCTCGACGACGACGAGAGCAACAAGGACCGTGAGTTCGAGGAGATGTTCGGAACGGGCGGTGAGACGAAGATTCACGGTGCTTCGTTCCCGGCCGTGATCTGGCAGGACTACATGGAGGACGCGCTCAAGGGGGAGCCGAAGACAGGCTTCCCGGAGCCCGAGCCCATCGGCGAGATCATCAACGAGGAGCCGGCTCCGAGTCCGACACCCGAGGAGACCGAGTCCGAGGAGCCCACCCCCTCCGCGAGCCCGGAACCGAGTGAATCGGAGGTCACCCCGACCCCGTCGCCCGTCGAGAGCTGCGAGTTCCTCGACTTCGACTGCCGGGACGAGGACGACGACGACGGCAACGCCAATGGTGGAGAAGGAAACGGAGGGGGAATCGGCGGGGGCGGCCTCATCGGTGGGAACACCGGTGGCGGAGACACCGGCGGCACCGACACCGGCGGTGGGGACTCCGGTGGCGGAGACGATGGATCGCTCCCGTCACCGCCCCCCAGCGAACCCGAGGACGAGCCCACCCGGGGCAACGAGAACGGTGGACTCTTCGCCGGTCGAACCGGCTAG
- a CDS encoding PadR family transcriptional regulator — MSRRSGILEFAVLGLLRESPMHGYELRKRLNTSLGVFRAFSYGTLYPCLKTLVANGWLIEEPGNTAETGTPLTGRRAKIVYRLTADGKEHFEQLLAQTGPDAYEDETFAARFAFFGQTSRDVRMRVLEGRRSRLEERLERMRASLARTRERLDDYTLELQRHGMESVEREVRWLNELIESERAGRDLRGPTTTGTSHPDTTDGATGDLPRTGGESRSDRPDDTAT, encoded by the coding sequence ATGAGCCGGCGTTCCGGAATCCTTGAGTTCGCCGTACTCGGCCTGCTTCGCGAGTCCCCGATGCACGGCTACGAGCTGCGCAAACGACTGAACACGTCACTGGGTGTGTTTCGGGCGTTCAGCTACGGGACGCTGTACCCCTGCCTCAAGACGCTGGTGGCCAACGGCTGGTTGATCGAGGAGCCGGGAAACACCGCCGAGACCGGCACCCCCCTCACCGGACGCCGCGCCAAGATCGTCTACAGACTCACCGCCGACGGCAAGGAACACTTCGAGCAGCTACTCGCGCAGACGGGACCCGACGCGTACGAGGACGAGACCTTCGCCGCCCGTTTCGCGTTCTTCGGCCAGACGTCGCGCGACGTGCGCATGCGGGTGCTGGAAGGGCGCCGCAGTCGGCTGGAGGAGCGCCTGGAGCGCATGCGGGCCTCGTTGGCCCGCACCCGGGAGCGCCTCGACGACTACACACTGGAACTACAGCGCCACGGCATGGAGTCGGTCGAGCGCGAGGTGCGCTGGCTGAACGAGCTCATCGAGAGCGAGAGGGCCGGGCGGGACCTGCGGGGTCCGACCACGACGGGGACCTCGCACCCGGACACGACAGATGGAGCGACGGGCGACCTGCCCCGGACCGGGGGCGAATCCCGGTCGGACAGGCCCGACGACACCGCCACGTGA
- a CDS encoding inositol-3-phosphate synthase: MGSVRVAIVGVGNCAASLVQGVEYYKDADPASKVPGLMHVQFGDYHVGDVDFVAAFDVDAKKVGLDLADAIGASENNTIKICDVPRSGVPVQRGHTLDGLGRYYRETIEESAEEPVDVVQVLKDERVDVLVCYLPVGSEDAAKYYAQCAIDAKVAFVNALPVFIAGTKEWADKFTEAGVPIVGDDIKSQVGATITHRVMAKLFEDRGVVLDRTMQLNVGGNMDFKNMLERDRLESKKISKTQAVTSQIPDRDLGEKNVHIGPSDYVAWLDDRKWAYVRLEGRAFGDVPLNLEYKLEVWDSPNSAGVIIDALRAAKIAKDRGVGGPILSASSYFMKSPPVQYFDDEARENVERFIAGDVER, translated from the coding sequence ATGGGTTCGGTTCGCGTAGCCATCGTCGGCGTGGGCAACTGCGCCGCATCGTTGGTGCAGGGCGTCGAGTACTACAAGGACGCCGACCCGGCGTCGAAGGTCCCGGGTCTGATGCATGTCCAGTTCGGCGACTACCACGTCGGCGACGTCGACTTCGTCGCGGCCTTCGACGTGGACGCCAAGAAGGTCGGCCTGGACCTCGCGGACGCCATCGGCGCCTCCGAGAACAACACGATCAAGATCTGCGATGTGCCCCGCTCCGGCGTGCCGGTCCAGCGTGGTCACACTCTGGACGGTCTCGGCCGCTACTACCGCGAGACGATCGAGGAATCCGCCGAGGAACCCGTCGACGTCGTACAGGTTCTGAAGGACGAGCGGGTGGACGTCCTCGTCTGCTATCTGCCCGTGGGCTCCGAGGACGCCGCGAAGTACTACGCGCAGTGCGCCATCGACGCCAAGGTCGCCTTCGTGAACGCTCTTCCGGTCTTCATCGCCGGGACCAAGGAGTGGGCGGACAAGTTCACCGAGGCCGGTGTCCCGATCGTCGGCGACGACATCAAGTCCCAGGTGGGCGCCACCATCACGCACCGCGTCATGGCCAAGCTCTTCGAGGACCGGGGCGTGGTCCTGGACCGCACCATGCAGCTGAACGTCGGCGGCAACATGGACTTCAAGAACATGCTCGAGCGTGATCGCCTGGAGTCCAAGAAGATCTCCAAGACGCAGGCCGTCACCTCTCAGATCCCCGATCGGGACCTGGGCGAGAAGAACGTGCACATCGGACCGTCCGACTACGTCGCGTGGCTGGACGACCGCAAGTGGGCGTACGTCCGGCTGGAAGGCCGCGCCTTCGGCGACGTACCGCTGAACCTCGAGTACAAGCTGGAGGTCTGGGACTCCCCGAACTCCGCCGGTGTGATCATCGACGCCCTGCGCGCCGCGAAGATCGCCAAGGACCGGGGTGTCGGGGGGCCGATCCTCTCGGCGTCGAGCTACTTCATGAAGTCGCCCCCCGTGCAGTACTTCGACGACGAGGCCCGGGAGAACGTCGAACGGTTCATCGCCGGCGACGTCGAACGCTGA
- a CDS encoding MFS transporter: MAVARDLRTLLSLQGFRRLLSVRLFSQGADGVYQVGLATFVVFAPEEQTSPAAIASAMAVLLLPYSLVGPFVGVLLDRWRRRQVFLYGNLLRALMATVTACLMALSVPDWLFFASALCVTAVNRFVLAGLSAALPRVVDTERLVIANSLSPTAGTLVATAGGGLAFVVRLAVVDSDAAVVLLAGALYLCGALASLRIPVASLGPDRAPSRQRLSVALTDTVRGLVPGLRHLASPECREAAWALTGMTLMRFCYGALLVMLLMLCRYALAATPEEGLALLGLAIGASGVGFFAAAVLTPWAAGRLGPRRWMAVCAGAAAVLEPALGLPFSTAPMLAAALLLGLTTQGSKISTDTIVQHQVDDAFRGRVFSVYDVLFNVAFVGAAGIAALMLPPDGRSPSLVLTVSAVYVTVAAIMTRCARR, from the coding sequence ATGGCCGTCGCCCGTGATCTGCGCACCTTGCTGAGCCTTCAGGGCTTCCGTCGCCTCCTTTCCGTGCGACTGTTCTCCCAAGGGGCTGACGGCGTCTACCAGGTGGGGCTCGCGACCTTCGTGGTCTTCGCCCCCGAGGAACAGACCTCTCCCGCCGCCATCGCCTCGGCCATGGCGGTCCTACTGCTCCCGTACTCCCTCGTAGGACCGTTCGTCGGAGTGCTGTTGGACCGCTGGCGCCGTCGGCAGGTGTTCCTGTACGGCAATCTGCTCCGCGCCCTGATGGCCACCGTGACGGCCTGCCTGATGGCACTCTCCGTCCCCGATTGGCTCTTCTTCGCCTCCGCCCTCTGCGTCACCGCCGTCAACCGCTTCGTTCTGGCAGGGCTGTCCGCGGCGCTGCCCCGGGTGGTGGACACGGAGCGCCTGGTCATCGCCAATTCGTTGTCCCCGACGGCTGGGACTCTCGTCGCCACCGCGGGAGGCGGTCTGGCCTTCGTAGTACGCCTGGCCGTGGTGGATTCGGACGCCGCGGTCGTACTGCTCGCCGGCGCGCTGTACCTGTGTGGAGCGCTGGCGTCGCTGCGCATCCCCGTGGCCTCGCTGGGTCCCGATCGCGCTCCCTCGCGCCAACGTCTTTCCGTCGCCCTCACCGACACCGTCCGTGGGCTGGTGCCGGGACTGCGACACCTTGCCTCCCCGGAATGTCGGGAGGCGGCCTGGGCACTCACCGGGATGACGCTGATGCGCTTCTGCTACGGCGCGCTGCTCGTCATGCTGCTGATGTTGTGTCGCTACGCCCTGGCGGCGACGCCGGAGGAAGGACTCGCCCTGCTGGGGTTGGCCATCGGCGCCTCGGGGGTGGGGTTCTTCGCGGCGGCCGTGCTCACTCCATGGGCGGCGGGCCGGTTGGGGCCCCGTCGCTGGATGGCGGTGTGCGCAGGAGCCGCGGCCGTGCTGGAGCCGGCGCTGGGCCTGCCGTTCTCGACGGCCCCCATGCTGGCCGCGGCCCTGCTCTTGGGGCTGACGACACAGGGTTCGAAGATCTCCACGGACACGATCGTGCAGCACCAGGTAGACGACGCCTTCAGGGGCCGTGTCTTCTCCGTCTACGACGTCCTGTTCAACGTCGCCTTCGTCGGAGCCGCCGGCATCGCCGCCCTGATGCTTCCCCCGGATGGCCGCTCGCCATCTCTCGTACTCACCGTCTCGGCGGTCTATGTCACCGTCGCGGCGATCATGACGCGCTGCGCTCGCCGTTGA
- a CDS encoding CCA tRNA nucleotidyltransferase, translating into MPNANEVNPHALSQAQHRAVSELLRVAPVADDLARLFQAEGFSLALVGGSVRDALLGRLGNDLDFTTDARPQDILRIVRPWADAVWEVGIAFGTVGAQKVARAEQGERTFRIEITTYRDEAYDRSSRKPAVSFGDSIEEDLVRRDFTVNAMAVALPAKTFVDPHGGLRDLADRVLRTPSTPEASFSDDPLRMMRAARFAAQLDFAVAPDVVQAMKDMSGRISIVSAERIRDELDKLILSGSPRTGLSLLVDTGIAGHVLPELPALRLESDEHHRHKDVYEHTLIVLEQAMALESEGPDLTLRLAALLHDIGKPRTRRFERDGRVSFHHHEVVGAKMAKKRMTALKYPNETVKDVSRLVELHLRFHGYGTGEWTDSAVRRYVRDAGPLLGRLHQLTRSDCTTRNRRKAAALSRAYDGLEARIARLQEQEELDALRPDLDGNEIMEILGVPPGPVVGSAYKHLMELRLEKGPMKHDEAVTALRDWWESRQG; encoded by the coding sequence GTGCCTAACGCCAACGAAGTCAACCCCCACGCCCTGAGCCAGGCGCAGCACCGCGCGGTGAGCGAGTTGCTGCGTGTAGCGCCCGTAGCCGACGATCTCGCCCGTCTGTTCCAAGCGGAGGGATTCTCGCTCGCCCTCGTCGGTGGGTCGGTACGTGATGCCTTGCTGGGGAGGCTCGGCAACGACCTCGACTTCACGACCGACGCCCGCCCTCAGGACATTCTGCGCATCGTTCGTCCTTGGGCGGACGCTGTCTGGGAGGTGGGCATCGCCTTCGGCACTGTCGGAGCTCAGAAGGTGGCCCGTGCGGAACAGGGAGAACGAACCTTCCGAATCGAGATCACGACCTACCGGGACGAGGCCTACGATCGGTCCTCGCGAAAGCCCGCGGTGTCCTTCGGCGACTCCATAGAGGAAGACCTTGTCCGCCGCGACTTCACGGTGAACGCGATGGCCGTCGCTCTGCCGGCCAAGACGTTCGTCGACCCGCACGGCGGGTTGCGCGATCTCGCCGACCGGGTGCTGCGGACCCCTAGCACCCCGGAGGCTTCCTTCTCGGACGATCCCCTACGGATGATGCGGGCCGCCCGCTTCGCCGCTCAGCTCGACTTCGCCGTGGCTCCCGATGTGGTTCAGGCCATGAAAGACATGTCCGGGCGGATCTCGATCGTCTCCGCCGAGCGGATCCGGGATGAACTGGACAAACTCATCCTTTCCGGTTCCCCGCGCACGGGTCTCTCGCTCCTGGTGGACACCGGCATCGCCGGGCATGTCCTGCCCGAGCTACCAGCACTGCGTCTTGAGAGCGACGAGCACCATCGGCACAAGGACGTCTACGAGCACACGCTGATCGTTCTGGAACAGGCCATGGCGCTGGAGTCGGAAGGGCCGGACCTGACCCTCCGGCTGGCGGCCTTGCTGCACGACATCGGCAAGCCGAGAACGAGGCGTTTCGAGCGCGACGGCCGTGTCTCGTTCCACCACCACGAAGTCGTGGGGGCGAAGATGGCGAAGAAGCGCATGACCGCGTTGAAGTACCCCAACGAGACGGTCAAGGACGTCTCGCGGCTTGTCGAGCTCCACCTGCGCTTCCACGGCTATGGAACGGGTGAGTGGACGGACTCCGCGGTCCGTCGCTACGTCCGGGACGCGGGGCCTTTGCTCGGGCGACTCCACCAGTTGACACGGTCCGACTGCACCACCCGCAACCGACGCAAGGCCGCCGCGCTCTCCCGCGCCTACGACGGGCTGGAGGCGCGCATCGCGAGGCTTCAGGAGCAGGAGGAGCTGGATGCCCTGCGGCCGGATCTCGACGGCAACGAGATCATGGAAATCCTGGGAGTCCCGCCGGGGCCCGTCGTGGGGTCCGCCTACAAGCACCTGATGGAACTGCGTCTGGAGAAGGGGCCGATGAAGCACGACGAAGCTGTGACGGCGCTCAGGGACTGGTGGGAGTCGCGGCAGGGGTGA